One region of Mycolicibacterium lutetiense genomic DNA includes:
- the istB gene encoding IS21-like element helper ATPase IstB, translating into MTNHRAPADPVGADLTRLLKALKLGALADTLPERAALARQHKLSHIGFLETLLADEVSRRESRSAGLRSSKAGLDPTMRFDSWTAQDDLRYDRTLLGDLTSLRFLDAGQSAIILGPVGVGKTHLATALGHMAIRRRHSVLFARSDKLFTRLRAARLDNTVDAEIRRLATIDVLIIDDFALRPLGATETSDFYEIVVERHRAKTTIVTSNREPSEWLTMTADTLLAQSAIDRLTATAHTLVIEGPSYRQRNRPGPLDPDQGDEHPQ; encoded by the coding sequence ATGACCAACCATCGTGCACCTGCCGACCCCGTCGGCGCGGACCTGACCCGACTGCTCAAAGCGCTCAAGCTCGGCGCCCTTGCCGACACCCTGCCCGAACGGGCCGCGTTGGCCCGCCAGCACAAACTGAGCCACATCGGGTTCCTCGAAACACTGCTCGCCGACGAGGTGTCCCGACGCGAATCCCGTTCAGCCGGATTGCGATCATCCAAGGCCGGACTCGATCCGACGATGCGGTTCGACTCCTGGACTGCACAGGACGACCTACGCTATGACCGCACCCTGCTCGGCGACCTGACCTCGCTACGATTCCTTGACGCCGGACAGTCCGCGATCATCCTCGGGCCCGTCGGCGTGGGCAAGACACATCTAGCAACAGCACTGGGGCACATGGCGATTCGTCGCCGCCATAGCGTTCTGTTCGCCCGATCCGACAAACTGTTCACCCGGCTGCGCGCCGCCCGCCTGGACAACACCGTCGACGCCGAGATCCGCCGGCTGGCCACCATCGACGTCCTCATCATCGACGACTTCGCGCTGCGGCCCCTCGGCGCCACCGAAACCAGCGACTTCTACGAAATCGTCGTCGAACGCCACCGCGCCAAGACGACCATCGTGACTTCCAACCGTGAACCCTCCGAATGGCTGACCATGACCGCCGACACGCTGCTGGCCCAATCAGCGATCGACCGACTCACCGCCACCGCTCACACCCTCGTCATCGAAGGACCGTCCTACCGCCAACGCAACCGCCCCGGCCCGCTTGACCCAGACCAAGGTGACGAGCATCCTCAATGA
- a CDS encoding NADP-dependent isocitrate dehydrogenase, producing the protein MPKIKVVGKVAELDGDEMTRIIWKMIKEQLILPNLDIDLDYYDLGIEHRDATDDQVTIDAAEAIKHHGVGVKCATITPDEARVKEFNLKQMWLSPNGTIRNILGGTIFRAPIVIDNVPRLVPGWTKPIIIGRHAFGDQYRAFNTKVDKPGTFTVTFTPDDGSEPQVHDVVKIPEDGGVIMGMYNFRKSIQDFARSSFNYALQQNYPVFLSTKNTILKGYDGMFKDEFERIFTDEYREQFDAKGLTYEHRLIDDMVASCLKWEGGYVWACKNYDGDVQSDTVAQGYGSLGLMTSVLMTPDGKTMEAEAAHGTVTRHYRQYQQGKQVSTNPIASIFAWTRGLQHRGKLDNTPEVIAFAETLEGAVISTVETGQMTKDLAVLIGPDTPWLTSDQFLTAIADNLKKKLAS; encoded by the coding sequence ATGCCCAAGATCAAAGTCGTAGGTAAGGTCGCCGAGCTCGATGGCGACGAGATGACCCGAATCATCTGGAAGATGATCAAAGAGCAGCTGATCCTGCCGAATCTCGACATCGACCTGGACTACTACGACTTGGGCATCGAGCACCGCGACGCCACCGACGATCAAGTCACCATCGACGCCGCCGAAGCCATCAAGCACCACGGGGTCGGCGTGAAGTGCGCGACCATCACCCCCGACGAGGCCCGCGTCAAAGAGTTCAACCTCAAACAGATGTGGCTGTCACCCAACGGCACGATCCGAAACATTCTGGGCGGCACCATTTTCCGTGCTCCCATTGTGATCGATAATGTGCCACGACTGGTTCCCGGGTGGACCAAACCGATCATCATCGGCCGCCACGCCTTCGGCGACCAGTATCGTGCCTTCAACACCAAGGTCGACAAGCCCGGCACCTTCACGGTCACCTTCACTCCAGATGACGGCAGCGAGCCGCAGGTGCACGACGTCGTCAAGATCCCCGAAGACGGCGGCGTCATCATGGGCATGTACAACTTCCGCAAGTCCATCCAGGACTTTGCGCGCTCCTCGTTCAACTACGCTCTGCAGCAGAACTATCCGGTGTTCCTGTCGACAAAGAACACCATCCTCAAAGGCTACGACGGGATGTTCAAGGACGAGTTCGAGCGCATCTTCACCGACGAGTACCGCGAACAGTTCGACGCCAAAGGGCTCACCTATGAGCACCGGCTGATCGACGACATGGTGGCTTCCTGCCTGAAATGGGAGGGCGGCTACGTGTGGGCATGCAAAAACTACGACGGCGACGTCCAATCGGACACGGTGGCCCAGGGCTATGGCTCGCTGGGCCTGATGACGTCTGTATTGATGACACCAGACGGCAAGACCATGGAGGCCGAAGCCGCCCATGGCACCGTAACCCGCCACTACCGCCAGTATCAGCAGGGCAAACAGGTCTCTACCAATCCAATCGCATCGATCTTCGCGTGGACCCGAGGCCTGCAGCATCGCGGAAAGCTCGACAACACCCCGGAGGTCATCGCGTTCGCCGAAACGCTGGAGGGGGCGGTCATCAGTACCGTCGAAACTGGCCAAATGACAAAGGATCTAGCGGTATTGATCGGACCCGATACACCGTGGCTGACCAGCGATCAGTTTCTTACTGCGATCGCCGACAACCTCAAAAAGAAGCTCGCGAGCTAA